Proteins from one Mercurialis annua linkage group LG7, ddMerAnnu1.2, whole genome shotgun sequence genomic window:
- the LOC126657253 gene encoding non-specific lipid-transfer protein-like, with product MEKKVMMIMGVITVLLVSHVMKSVHAVSCPETLTTIGSCFPFLQGMGSAPPSSCCSGLHKVISGATTGDFRRELCDCLKTAASSYGVLPDKVKLSKFLTCVMLQFLCLLTQVRTAPRLSKKIG from the exons ATGGAGAAGAAGGTGATGATGATTATGGGTGTGATTACAGTATTGCTTGTGAGCCACGTAATGAAGAGTGTGCATGCAGTTTCATGCCCAGAAACCCTAACAACAATCGGCTCGTGCTTTCCTTTCCTGCAAGGGATGGGGTCTGCACCGCCCTCCTCGTGCTGTTCCGGCCTACATAAAGTAATCAGCGGTGCTACCACCGGAGATTTTCGACGGGAATTATGTGATTGTTTGAAAACTGCTGCTTCTTCCTATGGTGTTTTGCCTGATAAAGTAAAGCTAAGCAAATTCCTGACTTGTGTCATGTTGCAGTTCCTGTGCCTATTGACCCAAGTGAGGACTGCTCCAA GGTTGAGTAAAAAAATTGGCTAG